GCGCCGACCTGCTCGCGGCCCGGCTGGCCGAGCTGGCCCCGGTGGGAGCGGACGCGGAGCTCGCCTGGAACCCGGAGTTCCTGCGCGAGGGCTTCGCCGTCCAGGACACCCTGCACCCGGACCGGATCGTGGTCGGCGTCGCGGGCGACCGGGCCGAGAAGCTGCTGCGCGAGGTGTACCAGACGCCCATCGGCGAGGGCTCGCCCTTCGTGGTGACCGACTTCCCGACCGCCGAGCTGGTCAAGGTCGCGGCCAACTCCTTCCTGGCGACCAAGATCTCCTTCATCAACGCGATGGCCGAGGTCTGCGAGGCGGCGGGCGGCGATGTGGTCAAGCTCGCCGAGGCCATCGGCTACGACGAGCGGATCGGCAAGAAGTTCCTGCGGGCCGGGATCGGTTTCGGCGGCGGCTGTCTGCCGAAGGACATCCGGGCCTTCATGGCGCGCGCCGGTGAGCTCGGCGCCGACCAGGCGCTGACCTTCCTCCGCGAGGTCGACTCGATCAACATGCGGCGCCGGGGCCATATGGTCGAGCTGGCCCGCGAGGCCGTCGGCGGCGCCTTCCTCGGCAAGCGGGTCGCGGTGCTGGGCGCCACCTTCAAGCCGGACTCCGATGACGTCCGGGACTCCCCCGCGCTCAATGTGGCCGGTCAGATACACCTCCAGGGCGCCCAGGTGACTGTCTTCGACCCCAAGGGCATGGAGAACGCCCGGGCCCTCTTCCCGACCCTCGCCTACGCCCCGACCGCCGCCGCGGCGGCGGAGGGCGCCCATGCGGTGCTGCACCTCACCGAGTGGCGCGAGTTCCGGGAGCTGGACCCGGCGAGCCTCGGCGCGGTCGTCGCCGAGCGCCGCATCCTCGACGGGCGCAACGCGCTGGACCCCGACGTCTGGCGCGACGCCGGGTGGACGTACCGGGCGCTCGGGCGCCCGATGGCGTGAGGGCGTCGCAGGGTTGCCTGTTTCACGGGGTGTGAGTGTGAGGCTTCCCGTTTGACGGGGTGTGAAACTCTCCGTTTGACGGGGTGTGAGGTTCCCTGTTTGACGGGGTGTGAGGTTCCCTGTTTGACGGGGTGTGAGGTTCCCTGTTTGACGGGGTGTGAGGTTCCCTGTTTGACGGGGCCCGTTCGGTCAACCCGGGACGGGACCCGAGGAGGAGCCATGGCCACCGCCAAACTGGAACTTGTCGCGTTCGACTGCCCCGACCCCACCGCGCTCGCCTACTTCTACCAGCAGGTGCTGGGCGGTGAGATCAAGAACGAGGGGAAGCCCTGGGTCGATCTCCACCTGCCCGACGGGGCGCGGCTGGCCTTCCAGGAGGCGCCCGGCTTCGTCGCGCCGAGCTGGCCGTCGGCGAAGGAGTCGCAGCAGCTGCACCTCGATCTGCGGGTGGCCGATATGGCAGAGGCGCAGGAGCGGGTGCTGGCGCTGGGGGCCCGGGCGCTGGACCTCGACGACGAGGGCGGGAAGCGGGACTTCCGCGTCTTCGCCGACCCGGCGGGACATCCCTTCTGTCTGATTCATCCCTGACTCGTTCCCCGTTGTGTGCGCCTCAGACCGGGGCTTCCCCGTTGTGTGCGCCTCAGGCGGCGTCCGTGCCGTCCAGTTGGTCGATCGTCGCGATGGACGGGCCGCGTGTGGTCTGCGCCGCGCGTGCCGCGTCTTCTGCGCCGCGCAGCGTACGGACCGCGTTCTGCCAGGTCAGCTTGGCCAGGTCGGCCGGTGACCAGCGGCGGTCGAGGAGTTCGGCCACCAGGTTCGGATAGCCCGCGACATCGCCCAGGCCCTCCGGGGTGAAGGCGGTGCCGTCGAAGTCGCCGCCGATGCCGATGTGGTCGATGCCCGCCACCTCGCGCATGTGGTCGAGGTGGTCGGCGACGGTCGACACGGTGGCCATGGGGCGCGGGTTGGCCTCCTCGAAGGCGCGCTGCACCTTCATCGCGGCGGGCGTCATCTCCAGCGGATGCAGCCCGTGGGCGCGCATGTTCTCGTCCGCCTCCCGGGTCCAGGCGACCGCCTCGGGCAGTACGAACTTGGGCACGAAGGTGGCCATCGCCACGCCCCCGTTGGCGGGCAGCAGTTCCAGCACATCGTCCGGGATGTTGCGCGGATGGTCGCAGACGGCGCGCGCGGAGGAGTGCGAGAAGACCACGGGCGCCTCCGTCACCCGGAGCGCGTCCCGCATGGTGTCGGCCGAGACATGGGAGAGGTCGACGAGCATGCCCAGGCGGTTCATCTCGCGCACCACCTCCTCGCCGAAGTTGGTGAGGCCGTGGGCCTTCGGCTCGTCGGTCGCCGAGTCGGCCCAGGGGACGTTGTCGTTGTGGGTCAGCGTCATATAGCGCACGCCGAGGTCGTAGAGGGTGCGCAGGGTGGCCAGGGAGCAGTTGATGCTGTGGCCGCCCTCGGCTCCCATGAGGGAGGCGATCCGGCCCTCGGTCCGGGCCGCCTCCATGTCGTCGGCGGTGACGGCGGGGCGCAGGTCGGTCGCGTACCGGTCGGTGAACCGGCGGACGACATCGATCTGTTCGAGGGTGGCGCTGACCGCCGTGTCGCCCTGGAAGTCGGAGCGGACGAACACCGACCAGAACTGGGCGCCTACGCCGCCGGCCCGTAGCCGGGGCAGGTCGGTGTGGGTGTAGGCGGTGAGGTCGGTGGCCATGTCGCGCTGGTCGAGGTCGTAGCGGACCTGCTCGCGCAGGGCCCAGGGGAAGTCGTTGTGGCCGTCCACGATGGGGTGGGTGGCCAGCAGGTCGTGGGCTTGCGCGAGGTGATCGGTCATCCTCGTAGTTTCGTATGGGGCGGCGTCGAAGTCACGTGTTGTGGGGGCGAGTGGGGTGGGGGCGCCTACGGTGGGGCGCCTGCGGCGGGCTTTCCCCACCCCGCCCCTTCCCGAAACTGGGGGCTCCGCCCCCAGCCCCCCGTTTTCGGGGGCTCCGCCCCCGGGCCCCCGCCGGAGCTCCGCCCCGGACCCCGCTCCTCAAACGCCGGAGGGGCTGGAATTGCCCCGCCAGCGCCGGAGGGGCTGGAATTGCCCCGCTGGGGCTTGAATACGGCTCAGTGGCCGAAGCCGAACGAACCCGACCCGTCCACCTTCGCGCGCAGACGCTTGCCCTTCTCCGTGGCCTGGGCGTTGAGTTCGTCCTGGAACTCGCGCATCCGGGCCTGGAGTCCGGCGTCGTGGGCGGCCAGGATGCGGGCGGCGAGCAGGCCCGCGTTGCGGGCGCCGCCCACGGAGACCGTGGCCACCGGAACCCCGGCGGGCATCTGGACGATCGACAGCAGGGAGTCCATGCCGTCGAGGTACTTCAGCGGTACGGGTACCCCGATGACCGGCAGCGGGGTGACGGACGCGAGCATGCCCGGGAGGTGGGCGGCGCCGCCCGCGCCGGCGATGATCGCCTTGAGGCCGCGGTCCGCCGCGTTCTCGCCGTAGGCGACCATCTCGCGCGGCATGCGGTGTGCCGAGACGACATCCACCTCGTAGGGGACCTCGAACTCGTCGAGGGCCTTGGCCGCTTCTTCCATGACGGGCCAGTCGGAGTCGGAGCCCATGACGATGCCGATCACAGGAGCGCTCATTCGGTGATGGTCCCTCGGAGGTAGTCGGCGGCGTGGCGGCCGCGCTCGCGGACGTCGGCCAGGTCGTCGCCATAGGTGTTGACGTGGCCGACCTTGCGCCCGGGCTTCACGTCCTTGCCGTACATATGGATCTTGAGCGCCGGGTCGCGGGCCATGCAGTGCAGATACGCCGCGTACATGTCGGGGAAGTCGCCGCCGAGCACATTGGTCATCACCGTCCACCGCGCGCGCGGGCGCGGGTCGCCCAGCGGGAGGTCGAGCACCGCCCGTACGTGGTTGGCGAACTGGGAGGTGACGGCGCCGTCCTGGGTCCAGTGGCCGGAGTTGTGGGGGCGCATGGCCAGCTCGTTGACCAGCAGCCGGCCGTCGCGGGTCTCGAAGAGCTCGACCGCGAGATGGCCGACCACCCCGAGCTCGGCGGCGATCTTCAGCGCCATCTCCTGCGCCTGGCCGGACAACTCCTCGGAGAGGCCGGGGGCCGGGGCGATCACGGTGTCACAGACCCCGTTCACCTGGATCGACTCCACGACGGGGTAGGCGACGGCCTGACCGTGCGGGGACCGTACGACATTGGCGGCGAGCTCGCGGGCGAAGTCGACCATCTCCTCGGCGAGGACGGGCACGCCCGCGCGGAACGGCTCGGCCGCCTCCGCCGCGCCGCGGACGACCCAGACGCCCTTGCCGTCGTAGCCGCCGCGCACCGTCTTGAGGACGACCGGAAAGCCGTCGCCCTCGTCCGCGAATCGCGCCACGTCCTCGGGGTCGGCCACGATGCGGTGGCAGGGGCACGGCACACCGGCCGTACGCAGCCGCTCGCGCATCACACCCTTGTCCTGGGCGTGCAGCAGCGCCTCGACTCCGGGGCGGATGACCACGCCGTCCGCTTCCAGCGCGCGCAGATGCTCGGCCGGGACATGCTCGTGGTCGAAGGTGACCACATCACAGCCCTGTGCGAAAGCACGAAGCGTGTCCAGGTCGCGGTAGTCGCCGATGACGACATCGCTGACCACCTGGGCCGCCGAGTCCTGGGGGGTGTCACTGAGCAGCTTGAACCTGATGCCGAGGGGGATGCCCGCCTCATGGGTCATACGGGCGAGCTGGCCGCCGCCGACCATGCCGACTACCGGGAATGTCACCCTCCCAGGGTAACTTCCCCCTCCGACCGGCCCTGACCTGCGTTGGAGGAACCTCCAGACAATCCGCCGGGCCCAGCCTCGCGGCCTGAAGGGCGCGAGGCGCGGCTGCTGGTTAGCATGGGGTGATTGACAACGCCGACGGGACGGGGCTGAACGATCACCATGAGTGAACGGAGCACACTCGGTGGGCTGCGTGCCCGGATGGGGCAACTGACCCGCGAGATCGCGAAGTTCGGGGTGGTCGGCGGTGCCGGCGTCTTCGTCAATCTCGCGGTGTTCAACCTGGTGCGCGGGGTCACCGAACTCCCCGTGGTGCGGGCCAGCATCGTGGCCACGGTGGTCGCCACCGGCTTCAACTACGTGGGATACCGGTACTTCACCTACCGGGATCGCGACAAGCAGGGCCGCACCAAGGAACTCAGCCTCTTTCTGCTGTTCAGCGCCATCGGCCTGATCATCGAGAACGGTGTGCTCTACACCGCCACCTACGGCTTCGGGTGGGACAGCTCACTCCAGAGCAATATGTTCAAGTTCCTCGGCATCGGCCTGGGCACCCTCTTCCGCTTCTGGTCCTACCGGACCTGGGTGTTCCGGACGCTGCCCGCGCGGGAGGCCGTCGAGCACGCGGAGGCTTTCCTGTCCGAGGCGCCGCCCGCCCAGGCCACCCGGAAGCAGCCGGTCCGCAAGTAGCCCAGCGGCACGGCGGGGCCGCTCAGGAGACCGAGGGGTCCTCGGCCTCCCGGCTGAGGAAGAGTGCGAACACCGGCGGATGCTGCTGGAGCAGCTCCAGCCGCCCGCCGTCCGCCTCCGCCAGGTCCCGCGCCACGGCGAGCCCCAGCCCCGTGGAGTTGCGCCCGCTGACCGTGCGCTCGAAGACCCGCGCCCCCAGGTCAGGCGACACCCCGGGCCCCTCGTCCGAGACCTCCACCACGGCCTGGTTGCCGGTGACGCGGGTACGCAGCGCGACCGTGCCGTCACCGTGCATCAGCGAGTTCTCGATCAGCGTGGCCAGCACCTGGGCGACCGCGCCCGGGGTGCCCACCGCGCGCAGCCCCTTCTTGCCCGAGCGCACGATGGCGCGGCCCTCGCTGCGCGAGGCCGGGCGCCACTCCTCGATCTGCTGCTTGACGACCTCGTCCAGGTCGAAGGCGACCGCGGAGCCGCTGCGCGGATCGCGCGAATTGGTCAGCAGCCGCTGAACGACATCGGTGAGCCGCTCCACCTGGCCCAACGCGATCGTCGCCTCCTCCTTGACCGTCTCCGGGTCGTCGGTGAGCGTGATCTCCTCCAGCCGCATCGACAGCGCGGTCAGCGGCGTACGGAGCTGATGGGAGGCGTCGGCGGCCAGCCGCCGCTCGGCGGTGAGCATCCGGGCGATGCGCTCGGCGCTCGCATCCAGGACGTCGGCGACCCGGTCCAGCTCTGGCACCCCGTAGCGCCGGTGGCGCGGCCGGGGGTCCCCGGAGCCCAGCCGCTCGGCGGTCTCCGCGAGATCGGTGAGCGGGGCGGAGAGCCGGTGCGCCTGGCGTACGGCGAGGGCCACCGCGGCGAGCACGGCGAGCAGCGCCACCGCCAGGATGATCAGCATGGTGCGGCCGATCTCCCGGCTCACCGTGGAGCGGGACGCCTCGACCCGTACGACCTCGCCCTGCTCCCCCGGCTCCTCGGCGGAGATGACACTG
This genomic interval from Streptomyces asiaticus contains the following:
- a CDS encoding UDP-glucose dehydrogenase family protein yields the protein MALKITVIGTGYLGATHAAAMAELGFEVLGLDVVPEKIAMLTQGRVPMYEPGLEELLRRHTVGIEGSSGRLRFTTSYEEAGEFGDIHFICVNTPQKHGEYACDMSYVNSAVESLAPHLRRPALVVGKSTVPVGSADLLAARLAELAPVGADAELAWNPEFLREGFAVQDTLHPDRIVVGVAGDRAEKLLREVYQTPIGEGSPFVVTDFPTAELVKVAANSFLATKISFINAMAEVCEAAGGDVVKLAEAIGYDERIGKKFLRAGIGFGGGCLPKDIRAFMARAGELGADQALTFLREVDSINMRRRGHMVELAREAVGGAFLGKRVAVLGATFKPDSDDVRDSPALNVAGQIHLQGAQVTVFDPKGMENARALFPTLAYAPTAAAAAEGAHAVLHLTEWREFRELDPASLGAVVAERRILDGRNALDPDVWRDAGWTYRALGRPMA
- a CDS encoding VOC family protein, yielding MATAKLELVAFDCPDPTALAYFYQQVLGGEIKNEGKPWVDLHLPDGARLAFQEAPGFVAPSWPSAKESQQLHLDLRVADMAEAQERVLALGARALDLDDEGGKRDFRVFADPAGHPFCLIHP
- a CDS encoding 5-(carboxyamino)imidazole ribonucleotide synthase, coding for MTFPVVGMVGGGQLARMTHEAGIPLGIRFKLLSDTPQDSAAQVVSDVVIGDYRDLDTLRAFAQGCDVVTFDHEHVPAEHLRALEADGVVIRPGVEALLHAQDKGVMRERLRTAGVPCPCHRIVADPEDVARFADEGDGFPVVLKTVRGGYDGKGVWVVRGAAEAAEPFRAGVPVLAEEMVDFARELAANVVRSPHGQAVAYPVVESIQVNGVCDTVIAPAPGLSEELSGQAQEMALKIAAELGVVGHLAVELFETRDGRLLVNELAMRPHNSGHWTQDGAVTSQFANHVRAVLDLPLGDPRPRARWTVMTNVLGGDFPDMYAAYLHCMARDPALKIHMYGKDVKPGRKVGHVNTYGDDLADVRERGRHAADYLRGTITE
- a CDS encoding GtrA family protein, with protein sequence MSERSTLGGLRARMGQLTREIAKFGVVGGAGVFVNLAVFNLVRGVTELPVVRASIVATVVATGFNYVGYRYFTYRDRDKQGRTKELSLFLLFSAIGLIIENGVLYTATYGFGWDSSLQSNMFKFLGIGLGTLFRFWSYRTWVFRTLPAREAVEHAEAFLSEAPPAQATRKQPVRK
- a CDS encoding dipeptidase, with product MTDHLAQAHDLLATHPIVDGHNDFPWALREQVRYDLDQRDMATDLTAYTHTDLPRLRAGGVGAQFWSVFVRSDFQGDTAVSATLEQIDVVRRFTDRYATDLRPAVTADDMEAARTEGRIASLMGAEGGHSINCSLATLRTLYDLGVRYMTLTHNDNVPWADSATDEPKAHGLTNFGEEVVREMNRLGMLVDLSHVSADTMRDALRVTEAPVVFSHSSARAVCDHPRNIPDDVLELLPANGGVAMATFVPKFVLPEAVAWTREADENMRAHGLHPLEMTPAAMKVQRAFEEANPRPMATVSTVADHLDHMREVAGIDHIGIGGDFDGTAFTPEGLGDVAGYPNLVAELLDRRWSPADLAKLTWQNAVRTLRGAEDAARAAQTTRGPSIATIDQLDGTDAA
- the purE gene encoding 5-(carboxyamino)imidazole ribonucleotide mutase, producing the protein MSAPVIGIVMGSDSDWPVMEEAAKALDEFEVPYEVDVVSAHRMPREMVAYGENAADRGLKAIIAGAGGAAHLPGMLASVTPLPVIGVPVPLKYLDGMDSLLSIVQMPAGVPVATVSVGGARNAGLLAARILAAHDAGLQARMREFQDELNAQATEKGKRLRAKVDGSGSFGFGH
- a CDS encoding ATP-binding protein → MRRRLINSTLAVVLVVIAVFGLSLVIVETRTIENSAQESVSSDAVRLVSIVDSRLLGGEGVTPKVLREQIEPGRYAVIRMPDHRTVEIGKRPAGSVISAEEPGEQGEVVRVEASRSTVSREIGRTMLIILAVALLAVLAAVALAVRQAHRLSAPLTDLAETAERLGSGDPRPRHRRYGVPELDRVADVLDASAERIARMLTAERRLAADASHQLRTPLTALSMRLEEITLTDDPETVKEEATIALGQVERLTDVVQRLLTNSRDPRSGSAVAFDLDEVVKQQIEEWRPASRSEGRAIVRSGKKGLRAVGTPGAVAQVLATLIENSLMHGDGTVALRTRVTGNQAVVEVSDEGPGVSPDLGARVFERTVSGRNSTGLGLAVARDLAEADGGRLELLQQHPPVFALFLSREAEDPSVS